Proteins encoded in a region of the uncultured Sunxiuqinia sp. genome:
- a CDS encoding glycoside hydrolase domain-containing protein, with amino-acid sequence MKNKYIQWATLNGEELDTLWITHQDIESGGKLVLKMGPKANRNWGI; translated from the coding sequence ATGAAAAACAAATATATTCAGTGGGCTACGTTAAACGGCGAAGAATTAGATACATTATGGATTACCCACCAGGACATTGAAAGCGGTGGAAAACTGGTTTTGAAAATGGGGCCAAAAGCTAACCGGAACTGGGGAATTTAG
- a CDS encoding glycoside hydrolase domain-containing protein produces MKQFSAILFVTGLFAALVGCSLSANTKQVSQQNEDVTQSVNVFLGSSGDHGQMSPSASYPFSMLSIGPVTNPHTHTGYEYYAKEFRGFVHTHLEGVGCTGSGGNILIKPILNGNEQTELTKENQHAEPGYYEVNFTNGISTQLSVLHNYGIHKYHFPEKNNGLLIDLSYALSGRFVAEEHNVSEDAISGWIDTKTTCSRGIYRIYYYLQVPDCKSITSNGEHKILIEGNNTADLLVKIGFSSVNVDYAKERIRNNSFEQVRLSAQAQWSKLLNRIQVSGEDDRVDLFYSLLYRGLQAPYLISEEDGVYTAIDGSVQNSTTPVYNGWAIWDNYREQLPMLSLFYPDEYSGIAWSIANLYPYGKDNWATKHEPSPTVRTEHAIVVLLDAWEKGYDVPLDEIKDFLLHEAEHLDYESPDKALESSYDCWALSRILRITGDDALSEKYRQKAMEYKKYWLKDFADLSRNDIDRMQARGLYQGTIWQYRWFVPFDVEGLKKLAGGEDAFLEQLDQFFDENNYNHANQPDLQVPGLYNATSQPWKSQKLFRDLLLDTVVQCYFNNNSKGIDPYVGRIYKNQPRAYLRTMDDDAGTMSSWFVLRSVGLSAANVGEPIYYLTAPIFKAVKLNWGNGKTFTIKVENYNKDHFYIKSVELNGEALTRNWLTHREIVSGGELIIETSEVPNKSWGVE; encoded by the coding sequence ATGAAACAATTTAGTGCTATTTTATTCGTAACAGGTTTATTTGCAGCACTTGTTGGTTGCAGTTTATCTGCCAATACCAAACAGGTATCACAACAAAATGAAGATGTAACTCAATCAGTCAATGTGTTTTTAGGATCTTCCGGAGATCACGGACAGATGTCTCCATCAGCTTCCTATCCGTTTAGCATGTTGAGTATTGGGCCGGTTACCAATCCGCATACACATACCGGTTATGAATATTATGCAAAAGAATTTCGTGGTTTTGTACATACCCACCTCGAAGGTGTTGGGTGTACCGGTTCAGGTGGAAATATTCTTATCAAGCCCATTTTAAATGGCAACGAACAAACAGAACTAACCAAAGAAAATCAACATGCAGAACCCGGTTATTACGAGGTAAACTTTACAAATGGGATTAGCACACAATTAAGTGTTTTGCATAATTATGGTATTCACAAGTATCATTTTCCTGAAAAGAATAATGGGCTGCTTATCGATTTATCATACGCTTTATCGGGGCGTTTTGTAGCTGAAGAACACAACGTTTCAGAGGATGCAATTAGCGGCTGGATTGACACAAAAACTACATGTAGTAGAGGAATTTATCGGATTTATTACTATTTGCAGGTGCCAGATTGTAAAAGCATTACTTCAAATGGCGAACATAAAATACTTATTGAAGGCAATAATACGGCCGATCTTCTGGTAAAAATTGGCTTTTCTTCTGTTAATGTAGATTATGCTAAAGAAAGAATACGGAACAATAGCTTTGAGCAGGTTCGTTTGAGCGCGCAAGCCCAATGGAGTAAATTGCTGAACAGAATTCAGGTTTCGGGAGAGGACGATAGGGTCGACTTGTTTTATTCTTTATTGTACAGAGGCTTACAAGCTCCTTATTTGATTTCGGAAGAAGATGGTGTTTACACTGCTATTGATGGTTCTGTACAAAACTCTACCACTCCTGTATATAACGGCTGGGCCATTTGGGACAATTACCGCGAACAGTTGCCAATGTTGTCTTTATTTTATCCTGACGAATACAGTGGCATAGCCTGGTCGATTGCTAATTTGTATCCTTATGGAAAAGATAATTGGGCAACAAAACACGAACCATCTCCAACAGTGCGTACCGAGCATGCGATAGTTGTTTTGCTAGATGCCTGGGAAAAAGGTTACGATGTTCCGTTAGATGAAATTAAAGATTTTTTGCTTCACGAAGCGGAGCATTTGGATTATGAATCACCCGATAAAGCGCTTGAATCGAGTTATGATTGCTGGGCACTTTCCCGGATTTTAAGAATTACCGGAGACGATGCTCTTAGCGAAAAATATCGGCAAAAAGCTATGGAATACAAAAAGTATTGGTTAAAAGATTTTGCCGATTTAAGCCGGAATGACATTGACCGTATGCAGGCGCGTGGACTTTATCAGGGTACCATTTGGCAATACCGCTGGTTTGTACCTTTTGATGTTGAGGGACTTAAAAAACTGGCAGGTGGCGAAGATGCTTTTCTGGAACAGCTCGATCAGTTCTTTGACGAAAACAATTACAACCATGCCAATCAGCCCGATTTGCAGGTTCCCGGTTTGTACAATGCCACAAGCCAACCTTGGAAATCACAAAAACTTTTCAGGGATTTATTGCTTGATACCGTTGTTCAGTGCTATTTTAATAACAACAGCAAAGGTATTGATCCGTATGTTGGGCGCATTTACAAAAACCAACCTCGTGCCTATTTGCGCACCATGGACGATGATGCGGGTACAATGTCTTCGTGGTTTGTTTTGCGGAGTGTCGGGTTATCGGCCGCCAATGTTGGTGAGCCGATTTATTACCTTACAGCACCTATTTTCAAGGCGGTTAAATTAAATTGGGGAAATGGTAAAACTTTTACGATTAAAGTTGAGAATTACAATAAGGATCATTTCTATATAAAAAGTGTTGAACTGAATGGCGAAGCTCTAACCCGAAACTGGTTAACCCATCGGGAGATCGTGTCGGGGGGCGAATTGATAATCGAAACATCAGAAGTGCCAAATAAATCATGGGGAGTGGAATAA